The following are from one region of the Salminus brasiliensis chromosome 14, fSalBra1.hap2, whole genome shotgun sequence genome:
- the LOC140576789 gene encoding chymotrypsin-like elastase family member 3B: MLTRLTCVLLLVAYAYGCGAPQVEPATNRVVNGEEAKPHSWPWQISLQVKHGTRWYHTCGGTLIAPRWVLTAGHCIFPGDIYRIVLGEHDLSVQEGTEQTRDILRIVVHPKWNIECVACGNDMALLKLDKAPVLNESVQTACIPPAGEILPHDTPCYISGWGDLDTHGPIPDKLQQALLPVVEYSVCSQKDWWGINVKPTMVCAGGDTRSGCNGDSGGPLNCKGSDGRWYVQGVTSFVSSRLCNELKKPTVFTRTSAFNDWLDEVMLKY; encoded by the exons atgctaACCAGACTGACTTGTGTCCTGCTCTTGGTGGCTTACG CCTACGGATGTGGCGCTCCACAGGTTGAGCCTGCCACCAACAGAGTGGTGAACGGAGAAGAAGCAAAGCCCCACAGCTGGCCCTGGCAG aTCTCACTGCAGGTAAAGCATGGCACCCGCTGGTACCACACTTGTGGAGGTACTCTAATCGCCCCACGTTGGGTTCTGACCGCTGGACACTGCATCTT ccCAGGTGATATTTATCGTATAGTTCTGGGGGAGCACGACTTGAGTGTGCAGGAGGGTACAGAGCAGACACGAGACATCCTCCGTATCGTGGTCCATCCCAAATGGAACATTGAGTGCGTGGCCTGCGG TAATGACATGGCTCTGCTGAAGCTGGATAAAGCCCCAGTGCTGAACGAGAGCGTCCAGACGGCGTGTATTCCTCCCGCTGGGGAAATCCTGCCCCACGACACGCCCTGCTACATCTCTGGCTGGGGCGACCTTGACA CCCATGGCCCTATTCCTGATAAGCTCCAGCAGGCCTTGTTGCCGGTGGTGGAATATAGCGTGTGTAGCCAGAAGGACTGGTGGGGCATCAACGTGAAGCCCACCATGGTGTGTGCAGGAGGGGACACACGCTCCGGCTGCAAC ggAGACTCTGGCGGTCCTCTGAACTGTAAGGGGAGTGATGGGAGGTGGTATGTTCAGGGCGTCACCAGCTTTGTGTCGTCCCGCCTCTGTAACGAGCTGAAGAAACCCACTGTGTTCACCCGCACCTCCGCCTTCAATGACTGGCTGGATGAG GTCATGCTGAAGTACTGA